A part of Melittangium boletus DSM 14713 genomic DNA contains:
- a CDS encoding AbfB domain-containing protein, with product MNRPPGLTRAGGFASRLLPLLCGLLSLQGAQAAWAPKPSPLNTQWTSQVSTTNALPEYPRPQMVRSDWLNLNGEWQFGNASAGQTPPFGQNLAESILVPFPIESALSGIKRQQERMWYRRTFTVPAAWSGRRVQLHFGAVDWEATVYVNGQQVGKHQGGFDAFSFDITPYLTGGSNELIVGVYDPTDNGTQPIGKQRIQQGEIMYTPCSGIWQTVWLEPTPSARITRLDMTPDVPGSALRITVQGAGIAGQTVEAVAFNGPTQVGSVTGAVGSELRIPVPSPKLWSPESPFLYDLRVSLKSGATVVDQVTSYFGMRSVGLKLVGGGLRPVLNGQFVFQVGTLDQGYWPDGVYTAPTDAALKFDIEKHKELGFNLIRKHIKVEPQRWYYWADKLGILVWQDMPSMRLATPPTAARTQFELEMREMIDEHRGSPSVIAWVIQNEGWGQYEPARLATLVKGWDPHRLVDNMSGINCCGSQDGGNGDLADWHVYVGPASPTPSATRAAVLGEFGGIGLKIDGHWWSPIGRTKDYELVTSGAALTSRYVGLVQGLQNLMAKPGLSASVYTEITDVEGEINGFFTYDRAILKVDLNQVRTAHLNLIAASRLINNQGPLPVGQYRALQVTSPGYTHRSVRHFENLAGTEVVTSGSPGTLKQDATFKIVAGLADAACYSFESRNFPGHYLRHSASRIRKDARDGSALFDQDATFCARAALDGSPNLSLESKNKPGFYVRHRSSELWVDALENTPGFRQDATWAFTDPWWKSGANVPSSYQSFQVTTPGHTHRYLRHFESLGFTEVVDGSSTATLKQDATFRLVTGLAESSCYSFESRNFPGQYLRHADSRLRKDARNGTALFDQDATFCAQPGLSGTGVSFESFNYPGRYLRHFNSEVWTAAGFGSEWDSAGNFTVDSSWNVAPPWAP from the coding sequence ATGAACCGACCTCCTGGTCTCACACGCGCTGGGGGCTTCGCCTCGCGGCTCTTGCCCCTGCTCTGTGGCTTGCTCTCGCTCCAAGGCGCTCAGGCCGCCTGGGCGCCCAAGCCGTCCCCCTTGAACACCCAGTGGACCTCCCAGGTGTCCACCACCAATGCCCTGCCGGAGTACCCCCGGCCGCAGATGGTCCGCTCGGACTGGCTCAACCTCAATGGCGAGTGGCAGTTCGGCAATGCCTCCGCTGGCCAGACGCCGCCCTTCGGGCAGAACCTCGCCGAGAGCATCCTCGTCCCGTTCCCCATCGAGTCCGCGCTCTCCGGCATCAAGCGGCAGCAGGAGCGCATGTGGTACCGCCGTACCTTCACCGTGCCCGCCGCCTGGAGCGGCCGCCGCGTCCAGCTCCACTTCGGCGCCGTGGACTGGGAGGCCACCGTCTACGTCAACGGCCAGCAGGTGGGGAAGCACCAGGGCGGCTTCGACGCCTTCAGCTTCGACATCACGCCCTACCTCACGGGCGGCTCCAACGAGCTCATCGTCGGCGTCTATGACCCCACCGACAATGGCACCCAGCCCATTGGCAAGCAGCGCATCCAGCAGGGGGAGATCATGTACACGCCCTGCTCGGGCATCTGGCAGACGGTGTGGCTGGAGCCCACGCCCTCGGCGCGCATCACCCGGCTGGACATGACCCCGGACGTGCCCGGCTCGGCCCTGCGCATCACGGTGCAGGGTGCCGGGATCGCCGGCCAGACCGTCGAGGCCGTGGCCTTCAATGGCCCCACCCAGGTGGGCAGCGTCACGGGCGCGGTGGGCTCGGAGCTGCGCATCCCCGTGCCCAGCCCCAAGCTGTGGTCTCCGGAGAGCCCCTTCCTCTATGACCTGCGCGTGTCGCTCAAGAGCGGCGCCACCGTCGTGGATCAGGTGACGAGCTACTTCGGCATGCGCTCGGTGGGCCTCAAGCTCGTGGGCGGCGGGTTGCGCCCGGTGCTCAACGGCCAGTTCGTCTTCCAGGTGGGCACGTTGGATCAGGGCTACTGGCCGGATGGCGTCTACACCGCGCCCACGGACGCGGCGCTCAAGTTCGACATCGAGAAGCACAAGGAGCTGGGCTTCAACCTCATCCGCAAGCACATCAAGGTCGAACCCCAACGCTGGTACTACTGGGCCGACAAGCTCGGCATCCTCGTGTGGCAAGACATGCCCTCCATGCGGCTGGCGACGCCGCCCACCGCCGCGCGCACCCAGTTCGAGCTGGAGATGCGCGAGATGATCGACGAGCACCGCGGCTCTCCCTCCGTCATCGCGTGGGTCATCCAGAACGAGGGCTGGGGGCAATACGAGCCGGCCCGGCTGGCCACGCTGGTGAAGGGGTGGGATCCCCACCGCCTGGTGGACAACATGAGCGGCATCAACTGCTGCGGCTCGCAGGATGGCGGCAACGGAGACCTGGCGGACTGGCACGTCTACGTGGGCCCGGCTTCGCCCACGCCCTCGGCCACGCGCGCCGCGGTGCTGGGCGAGTTCGGTGGCATCGGCTTGAAGATCGACGGCCACTGGTGGAGCCCCATCGGCCGGACCAAGGACTACGAGCTGGTCACCAGCGGAGCGGCGCTCACCAGCCGCTACGTGGGCCTCGTGCAGGGACTCCAGAACCTGATGGCCAAGCCGGGCCTGAGCGCGTCCGTCTACACGGAGATCACCGACGTGGAAGGCGAGATCAACGGCTTCTTCACCTATGACCGCGCCATCCTCAAGGTGGACCTGAACCAGGTGCGCACCGCCCACCTCAACCTGATCGCCGCCTCGCGGTTGATCAACAACCAGGGGCCGCTGCCCGTGGGCCAGTACCGGGCCTTGCAGGTGACGTCACCGGGCTACACCCACCGCTCCGTGCGCCACTTCGAGAACCTGGCGGGCACCGAGGTGGTGACCAGCGGCAGCCCCGGCACGCTCAAGCAGGACGCGACGTTCAAGATCGTGGCGGGTCTGGCGGACGCCGCCTGCTACTCCTTCGAGTCGCGCAACTTCCCCGGCCACTACCTGCGCCACTCCGCCAGCCGCATCCGCAAGGACGCCCGGGATGGCTCGGCCCTGTTCGACCAGGACGCCACCTTCTGTGCCCGCGCGGCGCTCGACGGCTCGCCGAACCTCTCGCTGGAGTCCAAGAACAAGCCCGGCTTCTACGTGCGCCACCGCAGCAGCGAGCTCTGGGTGGACGCCCTCGAGAACACCCCGGGCTTCCGTCAAGACGCGACGTGGGCCTTCACGGACCCCTGGTGGAAGAGCGGCGCGAACGTTCCCTCCTCGTACCAGTCCTTCCAGGTGACGACGCCGGGTCACACCCACCGCTACCTGCGCCACTTCGAGAGCCTGGGCTTCACCGAGGTGGTGGATGGCTCCAGCACGGCCACGCTCAAGCAGGACGCGACCTTCCGGCTCGTGACGGGCCTGGCGGAGTCGAGCTGCTACTCCTTCGAGTCGCGCAACTTCCCCGGCCAGTACCTGCGGCACGCCGACAGCCGCCTCCGCAAGGACGCGCGGAATGGTACGGCCCTGTTCGACCAGGACGCCACCTTCTGTGCCCAGCCGGGCCTGTCCGGCACCGGAGTCTCGTTCGAGTCCTTCAACTACCCCGGACGCTACCTGCGCCACTTCAACTCCGAGGTGTGGACGGCGGCGGGGTTCGGCTCCGAATGGGACTCGGCCGGCAACTTCACCGTGGACTCGAGCTGGAACGTCGCGCCCCCCTGGGCCCCCTGA
- a CDS encoding sensor histidine kinase gives MAIDPSDAKALLDVQKKSYFNGAICLFCGLLFHCLVSGTLIVPFVVSQLLLVGIFLGMGLRVGEGWLSPTRAGVIGGLLGLMSATSFVHWSGGPFSPYIHFFGALPFMLALFSPDSGVPTLVSGGASLVAVLVVSVMAGMPPRMLALQSFSSVVLLSLALFGTRVYRRALDAHREAHQARLQALEQLAESERLRGRAERERAEVERLVLVGQLAAGVAHEVNNPLAFVKANLNFLEHEADDEARPLDRAELKSLLQETQQGVLRIQQIVMDLKDFSRAGHMGEEERGELGEALREAGRLASVRMGAGCDVSLELTPELPAVRLGQRHIVQVMVNLLLNAVDAVEQARPERCAHITVRARREERGVCVQVDDNGPGIPPDVLPRLFEPFFTTKPPGKGTGLGLALCREYVARAGGSLHAENRAEGGARFVLMLPLA, from the coding sequence ATGGCGATCGATCCCTCCGACGCGAAGGCCCTTCTGGACGTCCAGAAGAAAAGCTATTTCAACGGCGCGATCTGCCTCTTCTGCGGATTGCTGTTCCACTGCCTGGTGTCGGGCACGCTGATCGTTCCGTTCGTGGTCTCCCAACTGCTGCTCGTGGGGATCTTCCTCGGGATGGGCTTACGCGTGGGCGAGGGGTGGCTCTCGCCGACTCGCGCGGGGGTGATCGGCGGCCTCCTGGGGCTGATGTCCGCCACGTCGTTCGTGCACTGGAGCGGAGGGCCGTTCAGCCCCTACATCCATTTCTTCGGGGCCCTGCCGTTCATGCTGGCCCTGTTCTCGCCCGACAGCGGCGTGCCCACGCTCGTGAGCGGCGGGGCGTCGCTCGTCGCGGTGCTGGTCGTGAGCGTCATGGCCGGTATGCCGCCCCGCATGCTGGCGCTCCAGTCCTTCAGCAGCGTCGTGCTCCTGTCGCTGGCGCTCTTCGGCACGCGCGTGTACCGGCGCGCGCTCGACGCACATCGAGAGGCCCACCAGGCGCGGCTCCAGGCCTTGGAGCAGCTCGCGGAGAGCGAGCGTCTACGGGGGCGCGCCGAGCGCGAACGCGCCGAGGTGGAACGACTCGTGCTGGTGGGACAGCTGGCCGCGGGGGTCGCGCACGAGGTGAACAACCCCCTGGCCTTCGTGAAGGCCAACCTGAACTTCCTGGAGCACGAGGCGGATGACGAGGCGCGGCCGTTGGACCGGGCGGAACTCAAGAGCCTGCTCCAGGAGACCCAACAGGGCGTGCTGCGCATCCAGCAGATCGTCATGGACCTGAAGGACTTCTCGCGCGCCGGTCACATGGGCGAGGAGGAGCGAGGGGAATTGGGGGAGGCCCTGCGCGAGGCGGGACGTCTGGCCTCGGTCCGCATGGGCGCGGGATGCGACGTGTCGCTGGAGCTCACGCCGGAGCTGCCCGCGGTGCGGTTGGGACAGCGGCACATCGTGCAGGTGATGGTGAACCTGCTGCTCAACGCGGTGGATGCGGTGGAGCAGGCGCGGCCCGAGCGTTGCGCTCACATCACGGTGAGGGCGCGGCGGGAGGAGCGCGGGGTGTGCGTCCAGGTGGATGACAACGGGCCGGGCATTCCTCCAGACGTGCTGCCCCGGCTCTTCGAGCCCTTCTTCACCACCAAGCCTCCCGGCAAGGGCACCGGGTTGGGGCTCGCCCTGTGCCGGGAGTATGTCGCGCGCGCGGGAGGCTCACTCCACGCGGAGAACCGCGCCGAGGGCGGCGCCCGCTTCGTCCTGATGTTGCCGCTGGCCTGA
- a CDS encoding tetratricopeptide repeat protein: MHSRWRVLPLVFLLCSACDDGPKMPGPKEQAEGYYIKGNAEYLQGNFEAALASFDTMKSLSPEDPRLPAALGEVYLSMGRLNDALTQFETALQRDPKRSTNWSRLGLIHAQLGHVEEAQSALRKALALYPRDYNALEQLAELHLKQGEKDPAVQHLLLAAEASPDSLKAPLVMRAVDILTKDGRHPDALRLLTEATSKGLKDPLLMSALGDELVRAGQLPAAATAYREAASQSPRDPTLWELVGEISMKLDKPGDALAAYRESLRVKDRAIIHVAIARLHLGRGEREAAEQELAKALETVSGSDVREMTELAGLLVTLGRKADALRILASLSAEPDHAKDVELQLRTATLARELKEEGTVASACARIAQAGTKLKKCP; the protein is encoded by the coding sequence ATGCATTCGCGCTGGCGTGTCCTGCCCCTCGTCTTCCTCCTGTGCTCGGCCTGCGACGACGGCCCCAAGATGCCCGGTCCCAAGGAGCAGGCCGAGGGCTACTACATCAAGGGCAACGCCGAATACCTCCAGGGCAACTTCGAGGCGGCCCTGGCGTCCTTCGACACCATGAAGTCGCTGTCCCCGGAGGATCCGCGCCTGCCCGCGGCCCTCGGCGAGGTGTACCTGTCCATGGGCCGCCTCAACGACGCCCTCACCCAGTTCGAGACCGCCCTCCAGCGCGATCCCAAGCGCTCCACCAACTGGAGCCGGTTGGGCCTCATCCACGCCCAGCTCGGTCACGTGGAGGAAGCCCAGAGCGCCCTGCGCAAGGCCCTGGCCCTCTATCCCCGGGACTACAACGCCCTCGAGCAACTGGCGGAGCTGCACCTCAAGCAAGGTGAGAAGGATCCCGCCGTCCAGCACCTGCTGCTCGCCGCCGAGGCCAGCCCCGATTCCCTCAAGGCCCCGCTCGTCATGCGCGCCGTCGACATCCTCACCAAGGATGGACGCCACCCCGATGCGCTGCGGCTGTTGACCGAGGCGACGTCCAAGGGCCTCAAGGATCCGCTGCTGATGTCGGCGCTCGGGGACGAGCTGGTGCGCGCCGGACAGTTGCCCGCCGCCGCCACCGCCTACCGAGAGGCCGCGAGCCAGTCCCCCCGGGATCCCACGCTGTGGGAGCTCGTCGGTGAGATCTCCATGAAGCTGGACAAGCCAGGGGATGCACTCGCCGCCTACCGCGAGTCACTGCGCGTGAAGGATCGCGCCATCATCCACGTGGCCATCGCCCGCCTGCACCTGGGCCGCGGCGAGCGCGAAGCCGCCGAGCAGGAGCTGGCCAAGGCGCTCGAGACCGTCTCCGGCTCCGACGTGCGGGAGATGACGGAGCTGGCCGGACTGCTCGTCACGCTCGGACGCAAGGCGGACGCCCTGCGCATCCTCGCGAGCCTCAGCGCCGAGCCGGACCACGCCAAGGACGTGGAGTTGCAGTTGCGCACCGCGACGCTCGCCCGCGAACTCAAGGAAGAGGGCACCGTGGCCTCCGCGTGCGCGCGCATCGCCCAAGCGGGCACGAAGCTCAAGAAGTGCCCCTGA
- a CDS encoding M23 family metallopeptidase — protein sequence MRRAAASQARPSWLVLIALLASTAGCALTSPALGSSSALPSDGPPLVLGELREPHAEPELVALRHTVAPGETLYRIALNHGVSVQALSSANGIDDPRSLSVGQELIIPDAELRPVPVATESSPARAAPKPAPAARPVASSPSRPSSRPTASKPAPARPVPETKGTLDWPLRGVLYARFGKKGREPHDGIDLAVPTGTPVKTAQEGEVLYAGEQRGYGLIVIVRHSEHLITLYAHNRDLRVRTGQKVRRAQVIATVGDSGKTSGPQLHFEVRVDGKPVDPLDYLGPLPAS from the coding sequence TTGCGGAGGGCGGCGGCCAGTCAGGCGCGGCCCTCGTGGCTCGTGCTGATCGCGCTGCTCGCCTCCACCGCCGGCTGTGCACTGACGTCCCCCGCGCTGGGCAGCTCCTCCGCGCTTCCCTCGGACGGTCCTCCCCTGGTGCTCGGCGAGCTGCGCGAGCCCCATGCCGAGCCGGAACTCGTCGCCCTCCGGCACACGGTGGCCCCGGGCGAGACGCTCTACCGCATCGCCCTCAACCATGGTGTCAGCGTGCAGGCCCTGTCCTCGGCCAATGGCATCGATGATCCGCGCTCCCTGTCCGTGGGGCAGGAGTTGATCATCCCGGACGCCGAGCTCCGGCCGGTGCCCGTGGCCACGGAGTCCTCGCCCGCCCGCGCCGCGCCCAAGCCCGCCCCCGCGGCGCGCCCCGTGGCCTCCTCGCCCTCCCGTCCCTCCTCGCGGCCCACCGCGTCCAAGCCCGCTCCCGCCCGGCCCGTGCCGGAAACGAAGGGGACGCTGGACTGGCCCCTGCGCGGGGTGTTGTACGCCCGCTTCGGCAAGAAGGGGCGCGAGCCCCATGATGGAATCGATCTCGCGGTGCCCACGGGCACGCCCGTCAAGACGGCCCAGGAGGGCGAGGTGTTGTACGCGGGTGAACAGCGGGGCTACGGCCTCATCGTCATCGTGCGGCACTCCGAGCACCTCATCACCCTCTACGCGCACAATCGCGACCTGCGCGTGCGCACGGGCCAGAAGGTGCGGCGCGCCCAGGTCATCGCCACCGTGGGCGACTCGGGAAAGACGAGCGGTCCCCAGTTGCACTTCGAGGTGCGCGTCGATGGCAAGCCGGTGGATCCGCTCGACTACCTGGGCCCCCTGCCCGCGTCGTGA
- the surE gene encoding 5'/3'-nucleotidase SurE yields MADKKPRILVSNDDGYFSDGLLALVEAVSPLGEVWVVAPDREQSAASHAISLWRPLRITPVRERWFAVDGTPADCSYLAVHHLLKDDRPRIMVSGINHGANLADDVNYSGTVAAAREAALLGIPSIAFSLVSRAPFDFQHAARFARSLVAAALAQPQLPPRMLLSVNIPKGEPTGYAITRLGRHSYGYDVVEKEDPRGRKYYWIGGSSYQHEDLPGSDCNAVHFDRRISVTPLNFELTDLQALQALEGWTLEGYPGSGRGGD; encoded by the coding sequence GTGGCCGACAAAAAACCCCGAATCCTGGTTTCCAACGACGACGGCTACTTCTCGGATGGTTTGCTCGCTCTCGTGGAGGCGGTCAGTCCCCTGGGGGAGGTGTGGGTGGTGGCGCCCGATCGCGAGCAGAGCGCGGCCTCCCACGCCATCTCCCTCTGGCGCCCCCTGCGCATCACCCCGGTGCGCGAGCGCTGGTTCGCCGTGGATGGCACCCCGGCGGACTGCTCATATCTGGCGGTCCACCACCTCCTGAAGGATGATCGGCCCCGAATCATGGTGTCCGGCATCAATCACGGGGCCAATCTGGCCGATGACGTCAACTACTCGGGGACGGTGGCGGCCGCCCGCGAGGCGGCGCTGCTGGGCATCCCCAGCATCGCGTTCAGCCTCGTGTCGCGCGCTCCCTTCGACTTCCAGCACGCGGCGCGCTTCGCCCGCTCGCTGGTGGCCGCGGCGCTCGCCCAGCCCCAGCTGCCCCCGCGGATGCTCCTGAGCGTCAACATCCCCAAGGGCGAGCCCACCGGCTACGCCATCACCCGCCTGGGCCGTCACTCCTACGGCTATGACGTGGTGGAGAAGGAAGATCCGCGCGGCCGCAAGTACTACTGGATCGGCGGCAGCTCCTATCAGCACGAGGACTTGCCCGGCAGTGACTGCAATGCCGTCCATTTCGATCGCCGCATCTCCGTGACCCCGCTCAACTTCGAGCTCACCGATCTCCAGGCCCTCCAGGCCTTGGAGGGGTGGACGCTCGAGGGCTACCCGGGCTCGGGCAGGGGAGGGGATTGA